One window from the genome of Nitrosospira multiformis encodes:
- the ispG gene encoding flavodoxin-dependent (E)-4-hydroxy-3-methylbut-2-enyl-diphosphate synthase, whose amino-acid sequence MIQNIFPPRRNSVGVRVGSITVGGGAPVVVQSMTNTDTENEIATTVQVAQLARAGSELVRITVNTAAAAKAVAGIRARLDDMDCHVPLIGDFHFNGHKLVTEYPDCAKALAKYRINPGNVGHGKKRDEQFSILIEAACKYEKPVRIGVNWGSLDPELLARIMDENARSGDPKDASLVMREALITSALESAARAEEIGLGRDRIILSCKVSGVQDLIAVYRDLASRCDYALHLGLTEAGMGSKGIVASTAALSVLLLDGIGDTIRISLTPEPGGDRSREVVVAQEILQTTGLRAFVPLVAACPGCGRTTSTYFQELAESIQGYVRTQMLVWREEYEGVENMTLAVMGCVVNGPGESKHANIGISLPGSGERPVAPVYVDGQKSVTLKGDNIAGEFRQIVDEYVQAKYPKKSGTAEIRQ is encoded by the coding sequence ATGATACAAAATATTTTTCCGCCGCGCCGAAATAGTGTCGGCGTCCGTGTAGGGTCCATCACAGTGGGCGGCGGTGCGCCGGTGGTGGTGCAATCCATGACCAATACCGATACGGAAAATGAAATTGCCACCACGGTACAAGTGGCCCAGCTCGCACGTGCCGGTTCGGAACTGGTGCGCATCACCGTTAATACCGCCGCAGCCGCTAAAGCGGTGGCGGGCATCCGTGCGCGTCTCGATGACATGGACTGCCATGTGCCGCTGATAGGCGATTTTCATTTCAACGGCCATAAGCTGGTGACCGAATATCCCGATTGCGCGAAGGCATTGGCCAAATACCGTATCAACCCGGGTAATGTGGGGCACGGAAAAAAACGTGACGAGCAATTTTCCATCCTGATTGAAGCGGCTTGTAAATATGAGAAGCCGGTACGTATCGGCGTTAACTGGGGTAGTCTCGATCCCGAACTGCTGGCGCGCATCATGGATGAGAACGCCCGATCCGGTGATCCGAAGGATGCGTCGCTTGTCATGCGTGAGGCATTGATTACCTCCGCGCTGGAAAGTGCCGCCAGGGCGGAGGAGATCGGACTGGGGCGCGACAGAATTATATTGTCCTGCAAGGTAAGCGGCGTGCAGGACTTGATTGCTGTTTATCGCGACCTGGCATCGCGTTGCGACTATGCCTTGCATCTTGGATTGACGGAAGCCGGTATGGGCTCGAAAGGAATCGTGGCCTCTACCGCCGCGCTGTCAGTGCTGCTTCTTGACGGCATAGGCGACACCATCCGCATATCGCTTACACCGGAGCCAGGCGGTGACCGCTCTCGCGAAGTGGTGGTGGCGCAGGAGATTCTGCAAACCACGGGTCTGCGCGCGTTTGTCCCGCTGGTCGCAGCATGCCCTGGTTGCGGGCGTACCACCAGCACCTATTTCCAGGAGCTGGCGGAAAGTATCCAAGGCTATGTACGTACCCAGATGCTGGTGTGGCGCGAGGAATACGAAGGCGTGGAAAATATGACATTGGCGGTGATGGGGTGCGTGGTCAACGGACCCGGGGAAAGCAAGCATGCCAACATCGGCATCAGCCTGCCTGGTTCGGGTGAAAGGCCGGTGGCACCGGTTTATGTAGATGGGCAAAAATCGGTGACCTTGAAAGGCGACAATATTGCGGGAGAATTCCGCCAGATCGTCGATGAGTATGTGCAGGCGAAATATCCGAAGAAGTCAGGCACCGCAGAAATCAGGCAATGA
- a CDS encoding RodZ domain-containing protein translates to MNATDRNGGANHGAGSKPAEVETGVGREFRAARLARGMNIEDVARQLRLSVRQVTALEQDDYDNLASGTFLRGFVRNYAKLLQMDAAPLLQRLEQSLPPTPTPTISYQTEGIPFPSNQGGGKRNLIIAGVAVLVLLLIFEIYDASEGNKGKQPAVKMETGTGPERGDVPPKNQLPSANSTGGLVSSAEEATVTEQKHEVPAPLPAPAPIPAAPLARQSAPAAVAPEPANASARESANISAPQPAGGGDVLRLVFEGESWTEVKDSGGRLLLSRINPRGTEQVLHGKPPFSLTIGNAAAVKLVYNNNPVDLAPYINAYGGTARLSLK, encoded by the coding sequence CCAACCACGGAGCGGGTTCGAAGCCAGCCGAGGTGGAAACAGGCGTGGGCCGCGAATTCCGGGCTGCGCGGCTGGCGCGTGGCATGAATATTGAGGACGTGGCACGGCAATTGCGGTTATCGGTGCGACAGGTTACCGCGCTGGAGCAGGATGACTACGACAATCTTGCAAGCGGAACATTTCTGCGCGGCTTCGTACGAAACTACGCCAAGTTGTTGCAGATGGATGCTGCACCGTTATTGCAGCGCCTGGAGCAATCGCTTCCACCCACTCCCACCCCAACCATCTCGTATCAGACCGAGGGGATTCCCTTCCCTTCAAATCAGGGAGGTGGGAAGCGTAACCTGATTATCGCGGGAGTAGCCGTTCTGGTGCTGCTGCTGATCTTTGAAATTTATGATGCCAGTGAAGGCAATAAAGGAAAGCAGCCGGCCGTAAAAATGGAAACTGGAACCGGGCCGGAGCGAGGTGATGTGCCACCAAAAAATCAGTTACCCTCCGCAAACTCGACCGGCGGCCTGGTATCATCTGCTGAAGAAGCCACGGTAACTGAACAAAAACACGAGGTGCCGGCTCCTCTTCCGGCCCCTGCTCCTATTCCCGCTGCGCCGCTGGCGCGGCAAAGCGCGCCAGCGGCTGTCGCTCCTGAACCGGCAAACGCCTCTGCCCGTGAATCAGCAAATATCTCTGCTCCTCAACCGGCGGGTGGCGGAGATGTTCTTCGCCTCGTATTTGAAGGAGAATCATGGACTGAAGTCAAGGATAGTGGAGGCAGGTTGCTACTTTCGCGGATTAATCCCCGTGGCACAGAGCAGGTGTTACACGGTAAGCCGCCATTCTCCCTTACGATCGGTAACGCCGCTGCAGTCAAGCTGGTCTACAATAACAATCCGGTGGATCTGGCACCTTATATCAATGCCTATGGAGGGACGGCACGTCTGTCGCTCAAATGA